The Aedes aegypti strain LVP_AGWG chromosome 3, AaegL5.0 Primary Assembly, whole genome shotgun sequence genome contains a region encoding:
- the LOC5566871 gene encoding phosphatidylinositol phosphatase PTPRQ, with product MVSVKEIRFFQLILLIVLVLFDVVAVDRPVTEVQNSLVTSAQCEPDSQLSTTPVNSIIESSTSDWTTIEDDLTATTTTDDQSTVTIQTENYLSNEIDDFYHTTCLILRTNVAEKNDRKGLPGSKSFTFTGQPNPGVSSQSSDILNVILTYHPAVLEEHICVTFLDGFEHHVENVIIRGANFYGIVKPDASHLETKVVNRCDLYTYNITAEYQNGKSQVKQLFTDELVGSYPVIVAKDGYIAIEWKSIDTRNCFTSFVVEERSMNGTLGKHSHVISGAKQNEVLFIRLNATDVCLLESVNVSAILNDGLQWVMPPPLWNSVQNLRVQYINSSAIQLAWDISDIYSHCVTQFRIFVANGSSLFWSTTLSNIVINDLESCKNYYFYVVPVDRYGRKHRTTNISVSLPEEPISRVQNVRLKGRELRWELPARGSNCLDRFIVIQKTENDEHSITNTTVVAKMSTLRKSQPVVFRFRKMTDEICPMSGPLQLSIIPVSASDQLGPSYEVTVPPPKPGPVQQLTTDTSVERQITLTWKKPALRPECVSMYRISYDDRNITSSETTVTISNLNSCVEYNFTVAPVDFAGEDCEGVTVNATVKEEKLSEVEDLELVEVDPRSLMVRWKPPANGTYCVASYRYVAWVTGDSEVPVQISNSTTDVHVTFVEVFACTKYNVQVIPVSKGNNDGNNMIAEILTKERVILRYHIDPVRMRNQMARSLELQSALTNDNNNLCELYSVRFTCSTYESEDEELTVITGEAPIEDPKSAFSAVVAPLMPYHEYNCSAAILNKAGWSDETSAVTFITGEDFPEHPRNLQLVGSFRMIELRWTAPQVKNGIITRYRVHIRSEGARYPNPTYCPEPDPYTSTFDLHEEDDNTRVGNWNNDELDHKISFLMPYTDYVVQVAAATKAGLGPYTEMVSVSTLPEKPDPVHEFLEYNVTLPEIDKPYNSTVSLTWKIPCNLNGRLRSFAGRFVGFRSGLEHNLDWSRTLEPGEDILENYSLTEARLEPEFVYNVSIMISVDDVADQSNATFLSFQSPAGIPVIDEEINWGTVNVMNAPNPTKSAMISLADIIFEFNVGSIQYVALLVSERQCQEDPKPQRNLSNEWPEVLSWKSAIEAPCTPQYQTTPKQWNPMEERRFRGRSDDDVLYVIGSETCEAGQEFCNGPLKPGTEYALIVRVFTNSGYSDSTLQIFRTDSLIQLTIIVISIFACLLMAFSLGLVILWRTHKLTIPPQTAVRSPNEEPADIPLKSFSGIYEELIQSNREKINKEYQAINFYSEQLINEKVTFFVAKENERKNRYLGIFPYDGNRVPLECDDIVTEEEDEEVNDYINASFIDGYKYQREYIATQGPKKETCFDFWRMILQYEVETIVMLTQTVENDRIKCYQYFPRFNQTLRFRDVAVKCTQELNLSFYQKRLFLVSRDNLTRPVFHYHFLAWPDHGCPASASDLIKFIKIIRSERKNLALPVVVHCSAGVGRTGTLIALDIILQRIQQEKKINIYETVKQLRSQRVKMVQTSEQYAFLYHACLEYTTRNNRKKPKTSDEESASSTRSNTNAPGSVAAKSARRNMINIKFPKYVHSGISNVKSYAPDDVEANT from the exons ATGGTTAGTGTtaaagaaatacgatttttccAATTGATATTGTTGATAGTGCTGGTGCTGTTTGACGTGGTGGCAGTTGATCGCCCAGTAACGGAAGTACAGAATAGTTTGGTGACATCAGCACAATGTGAACCAGATTCGCAGCTATCAACTACGCCAGTGAACTCGATAATTGAAAGTTCTACGAGTGATTGGACAACGATCGAGGATGACTTAACAGCAACAA CCACTACAGATGATCAATCAACAGTAACAATCCAAACGGAAAACTATCTTTCAAACGAGATAGATGACTTTTATCACACGACTTGCCTGATCCTCAGAACAAATGTTGCCGAAAAAAACGACCGTAAAGGCCTTCCAGGGTCTAAATCGTTCACGTTCACTGGGCAACCCAATCCTGGTGTCTCTAGTCAGAGCAGTGACATTCTCAACGTGATCCTTACCTACCATCCAGCAGTGTTAGAAGAACATATTTGTGTGACGTTTCTGGATGGCTTTGAGCATCACGTGGAAAACGTGATAATCCGAGGGGCGAATTTCTATGGAATTGTGAAACCAGATGCCTCTCATTTGGAGACAAAAGTTGTCAATCGCTGCGACCTTTACACATACAATATAACAGCCGAGTACCAAAATGGTAAATCGCAGGTAAAACAATTGTTCACCGATGAGCTTGTTGGAAGCTATCCGGTAATTGTTGCAAAAGATGGATATATAGCAATAGAATGGAAAAGCATAGATACGAGGAACTGTTTTACATCGTTTGTGGTAGAAGAGAGATCTATGAATGGAACATTAGGGAAACACAGCCATGTGATTTCCGGGGCTAAACAAAATGAAG TGCTATTCATTCGACTCAACGCAACTGATGTATGTTTATTGGAGTCTGTCAACGTTAGCGCGATACTAAACGATGGTTTGCAATGGGTAATGCCACCTCCTCTATGGAATTCAGTTCAAAATCTCCGTGTACAGTACATAAATTCCAGTGCTATTCAGTTAGCTTGGGACATTTCAGATATTTATTCACATTGCGTTACacagttcagaatttttgtcGCGAATGGTTCATCACTCTTTTGGAGCACCACGCTATCAAACATTGTTATCAATGATTTGGAATCCTGTAAGAACTACTACTTCTATGTGGTACCTGTAGATCGATACGGTCGGAAGCACCGTACTACCAACATTTCCGTGTCCCTGCCTGAAGAACCCATTTCTCGGGTTCAAAATGTCCGATTGAAAGGTCGAGAATTGCGCTGGGAGTTACCTGCTAGAGGCTCAAACTGTTTGGATCGCTTCATCGTGATTCAAAAAACAGAAAATGACGAGCACTCGATCACCAACACTACCGTTGTAGCGAAGATGTCTACACTTCGTAAATCACAACCAGTAGTCTTCCGGTTCCGTAAAATGACCGATGAAATATGCCCAATGTCTGGCCCACTTCAACTGAGCATAATACCCGTATCGGCTAGCGATCAGCTGGGCCCTTCCTACGAGGTAACAGTTCCGCCTCCGAAGCCAGGTCCTGTACAGCAGTTAACCACAGATACAAGCGTTGAACGGCAAATAACGTTGACCTGGAAAAAGCCTGCCCTTCGTCCGGAGTGTGTAAGCATGTACCGAATTTCCTACGATGACCGGAACATTACGAGTAGCGAAACGACAGTCACAATATCGAACCTTAACTCTTGCGTTGAGTACAACTTTACCGTAGCTCCGGTAGACTTTGCTGGAGAGGATTGCGAAGGTGTAACGGTGAACGCAACCGTGAAGGAAGAGAAGTTAAGTGAAGTGGAAGACTTGGAGCTGGTCGAAGTCGATCCTCGGTCGTTGATGGTCAGGTGGAAACCTCCGGCGAATGGTACGTATTGCGTGGCTTCCTACCGGTATGTGGCGTGGGTTACCGGGGATAGTGAAGTCccggttcaaatttcaaactcTACCACGGACGTCCATGTTACCTTTGTGGAGGTGTTTGCATGTACCAAGTACAACGTTCAGGTCATACCAGTGTCCAAGGGAAACAACGATGGCAACAATATGATTGCAGAGATTTTGACGAAAGAGAGAG TAATCTTAAGATACCACATTGATCCCGTGCGGATGAGAAACCAAATGGCAAGAAGTCTTGAACTGCAAAGCGCATTGACGAATGATAATAACAATTTATGTGAACTGTATTCTGTACGGTTTACCTGCAGTACGTATGAGTCGGAAGATGAAGAGCTTACAGTG ATAACAGGTGAGGCACCTATTGAGGATCCAAAATCTGCTTTCTCAGCCGTTGTTGCTCCACTGATGCCATACCACGAGTACAATTGTTCAGCAGCGATTCTCAATAAGGCCGGTTGGTCCGATGAAACTTCGGCCGTCACCTTCATTACCGGAGAAGATT TTCCAGAGCATCCACGAAACCTGCAGTTGGTGGGAAGCTTTCGCATGATTGAATTACGTTGGACAGCGCCTCAGGTGAAGAATGGAATAATTACGCGCTATCGGGTTCATATCAGGTCAGAAGGTGCACGATATCCAAACCCTACTTATTGTCCTGAACCCGACCCTTACACTTCCACGTTTGATCTGCATGAAGAAGATGATAACACCCGTGTAGGAAATTGGAACAATGACGAATTAGATCATAAGATTTCTTTTCTAATGCCTTACACCGATTACGTGGTTCAAGTTGCTGCCGCAACTAAGGCCGGATTGGGACCATATACCGAGATGGTGTCTGTGTCGACACTACCAGAGA AACCTGACCCAGTTCACGAGTTCCTAGAGTACAACGTTACTCTGCCGGAGATAGATAAACCGTACAATTCGACTGTGAGCCTCACGTGGAAAATTCCGTGCAATCTAAACGGACGATTGCGTAGCTTTGCGGGTCGCTTCGTTGGCTTCCGAAGCGGTTTGGAGCATAATCTTGATTGGAGCAGAACCCTTGAGCCAGGTGAAGACATTTTGGAAAACTATAGCCTTACTGAAGCGCGTCTTGAGCCGGAGTTTGTCTACAATGTCTCGATCATGATCTCCGTGGACGACGTTGCAGATCAAAGCAACGCCACGTTCCTGAGCTTCCAATCACCAGCGGGCA TTCCAGTAATTGACGAAGAAATCAACTGGGGTACAGTGAACGTGATGAACGCTCCCAATCCTACGAAGTCGGCAATGATCAGCCTGGCCGATATTATCTTCGAGTTTAACGTAGGAAGCATTCAGTACGTGGCGCTATTGGTTTCCGAGCGTCAGTGTCAGGAAGATCCGAAACCTCAAAGAAATCTTTCGAACGAATGGCCCGAGGTTCTTTCGTGGAAATCGGCCATTGAAGCTCCTTGCACACCGCAGTATCAGACAACTCCAAAGCAATGGAATCCGATGGAGGAGAGAAGGTTTCGAGGCAGATCGGATGACGATGTTCTATACGTTATTGGAAGTGAGACTTGCGAGGCGGGGCAAGAATTTTGCAACGGTCCACTGAAACCAGGAACAGAATACGCATTGATAGTGCGGGTTTTCACCAACAGTGGGTACAGCGATTCGACGTTGCAAATTTTCCGAACGGATTCTCTGATTCAGCTCACCATTATTGTTATCTCAATATTCGCCTGTCTTCTAATGGCATTCTCGCTAGGCTTGGTGATCCTCTGGAGAACGCATAAGCTGACGATACCACCGCAGACCGCCGTGCGGTCACCGAATGAAGAACCCGCTGACATACCGCTGAAAAGCTTCTCGGGAATCTACGAGGAACTGATTCAATCAAATCGGGAGAAGATCAACAAAGAATATCAAGCGATCAACTTCTACTCCGAACAGCTGATCAACGAGAAGGTGACCTTCTTCGTTGCAAAGGAAAACGAGCGTAAGAATCGCTATCTGGGCATTTTTCCCTACGACGGCAATCGAGTTCCGTTGGAGTGCGATGACATCGTAACCGAAGAGGAGGACGAGGAAGTCAACGACTACATCAACGCGTCGTTCATCGACGGCTACAAGTATCAGCGCGAGTACATTGCAACGCAGGGTCCGAAGAAGGAAACTTGCTTCGACTTTTGGCGGATGATTTTGCAGTACGAGGTGGAAACGATCGTGATGCTGACGCAGACGGTCGAGAACGATCGGATCAAGTGCTATCAGTATTTCCCGCGGTTCAACCAGACGTTGCGCTTCCGGGACGTAGCGGTCAAATGCACCCAGGAGCTTAATCTGAGCTTCTATCAAAAGCGTTTGTTTTTGGTGTCTAGG GATAATCTGACCAGACCCGTGTTTCACTACCATTTCCTAGCATGGCCCGATCATGGCTGCCCGGCCAGTGCTTCCGACCTGATCAAGTTTATCAAAATTATTCGCTCGGAGCGAAAGAATCTTGCACTTCCCGTCGTCGTCCACTGCAG TGCCGGAGTAGGCCGAACGGGAACTTTGATCGCGCTGGACATCATTCTGCAGCGAATCCAGCAGGAAAAGAAGATCAACATCTACGAGACGGTCAAGCAGCTGCGTAGCCAGCgagtgaaaatggttcaaactaGCGAACAGTACGCCTTTCTGTACCATGCATGCCTAGAATACACAACCAGGAACAATAGGAAAA AGCCAAAGACTAGCGACGAAGAGAGCGCCTCGTCGACGAGAAGTAACACGAATGCGCCTGGGAGTGTAGCAGCAAAAAGTGCCCGGAGGAACATGATCAACATCAAGTTTCCCAAGTACGTACACAGTGGAATTTCCAACGTCAAAAGCTACGCGCCGGATGATGTCGAGGCTAATACCTGA